The DNA window AGATGCTAGCCTCTCTGCGCAATTCGAGCATACCATTCTTATTACCAAAGATGGAGCTGAGATTCTAACCGtctgttaagaaaaaaattgattctcAAATTGATCTTTTATTGGAATGTAACGCAAAAAGCCAACTTGGTATGTATGAAAACCATATTCATATATTCTGATATTCAAATATTCTTTTGCTCACAAAGTAAAGTGAATTTATGTAAGTCGCACAAACAGATACAAACAATGAGTTTTATAGATTGTTTCTGGGTAACAACTATAAAATCAGGTCTTGAGTTTAAGATATCTTGATTCTCTGAGTTTCCTTTCTTCTGACAGAATCTTTGCAACCctgtaattaattaaattagcAGTGGTTTACAATTTAAAACCATTGTTGTAACTATATAAAAAGTAGTAAACTTGGTTTCTCTTTTAAGattaaaagagaaaagaaataatGAACCTTTTGAGAGCTTCTTCATTGGTAACGTGATCAGGGATGGGTTCGTAATGGCCAGTTTCGAGATTGACACGAGATACATTTTTCTTCAATAAAGCTCTACCAACTTGAACAAGATCGTCCATGTTCTTTTCTGTCGATATGTCCACTGATCCTATGTCACCCTTCAACGTATCGTCCTGTAATAGAAAAGGTTGTTTTTAATAGCTACAGAATGTTTTGCCTtgtacactgatttttttttagtagtttaaatattttccttggaactttttttttctttaaaatagattattaaaattatcgtaattttgtttttttttcttttgtaaactaATTATCGTAATTTTGTAACAAGATCGAAAGAATGGTCATGCAAAAGGGAAGAGACTCACATCGATACGTAAATAATTCGTCTCGGAATGAAGAGCTTGGAAAACGACACAGCTTTGGTAATCAACAATGTCTTGAATGGCTTCATTGTAACAATCAATAATTGGACTCGAACCATCTGCACAGATCCAACTCACCAGTCCCCATTTTGACGCCATTATCGCATCATACTTCTCTTCGTTCCTTATCGAACCTGTACCAAGCGATATCACCACAACCCTCGTGTAATCCAATGGGCTCATGTCTCCCATTGCTGGATTCTTCTTCACTATCTGCTTTGTCACTTCCGCAATAGCACACAACGTctacaaaaacatataaataaataaaatacataacatgATATGACCGATCGATAATTAAGATTTTACGTTggaatctctttttttttttttttacgttggAATCTCAtctaacttaatattttataccGGGTTATTGGCAGCGATACCACCGTCAATAAGGTTATATTCATATTTGTTTCCTTCACTGTCTTCATTAGTGAATCGATGAGCCGGGAGATAAGTTGGTGCGGCTGATGTGCTTAGGCATATATCTGATATCTTTGCGTCAGTAACTCGACGATTCTTCGCCTATATTTGAAACATTGAATCAATAAAAGTGATGCAACTACGTATGTATTGATGTTGGTGTTTAATTACCTGGTAAGAAGAGAAGATAACCGGTTGGAGTTTCTTGATGTCGAAGCAAGGTATGACAACGTTCGTCAAAGTTTGAGTCAGTCTCGTGCCTCCCAAGAAATCTTCGATTACTTTTCTTAGGTGTTTTCCGTTGTACTTTGGTCCTCGTACAAGTCTCACCAGGATCTGAGCCCAGGCAAACGCTCCTCTGCACGGTTTTAGAAGTTAGCATGTTAGttatcagattactcaagactCTCGAGTTATCAGATCAAACGCAAACGCAAAAGGCACCTACCGCGGGTGTGGGAAGATTTTAGGGCAATGTTTGCGATAAAAAGGGACGATTTCTTTTGCCGCAAACAAAGGGCGGTTGCGGTTACTGCTTGTTTTGACGTCTTTTTCCGGTGCGGTTAACATTGCCACTATCAAACCTCCAGTGCTCGTCCCGGAGATGACATCGAAGTAATCCACAAGTCTTGCCTCCTCACCATCCAATTCCTATGTAACATTACATtaatttaatgttatattatcAAATTGAGACAAGAACACTTATCAAGATTCAGGGTAGACATACCTGGAGTTGTGATTCGAGGTAAGCTAAGATAATACCGGGAATGATCCCACGGACTCCACCACCGTCGATGCTAAGGATCGTCACATGTTGTCCGTATGAAGGAGGAAGACAACATGATCTTCTTTCCGAAGAGAGAGCCATGATTTTTTTAATCTCCTAGTTTCGTTTTAATAATCTAAAAACAAAGCTTATTATGTCTTCTCGGTAAGTGGTTAACTTCTCGTCCTGTTATCAAGACGGGGATGGTTATAAATGTGATGAAACACGTAGAACTACCGTTACGGGTGAAACACAAACCCATATTTATAGAACGAGATGTATATATAAAGCCACTTTAGTGTTGGATTTTTTGTGTGAAGCTAATGAGAGATTTCTTGATTTGGAAGTTACACTTACTTATGGTTACTATATAGCATGTCACGTTACGCACATACTTCTATattgaaaaacaagaaaactaaTTGACAACTGTTTTTCCATATTTtaacatgataaaaaaaaaaaaactgtttttccatAAAAACAGTTAATTGACATATATATGTGCACACAAATTATGAGCAAAAGTCACCTGAAGATATGTGCATATATGTatcaaaaaagttatatataaatagctGAAGGTAATCCGCTACTTGTAAACATTTTCATCTTTATGGGATCTTTTTTATTCCTCAGTGCTCAGAAATTATGATTAGTTATTTGACTCTTCCTTGCCTACTTTATGTTCATTTTTTTGGGTTACCATCCTGGACTTGctattattgttttgtttgagGTTTAAATCAGGATTCTTGAGCAATCTATATGAGAAATTTTACCAACAGAACTAACATAGGAAAACTGGGGAATATGattgtccaataaaaatatttacggATAGAGACAACGAGAACCTCACTTCCAAGCAAATGTAACCGCTACACGAAACATTAAAACTCGCCTGAATTATGGATTTGAAATGGTTACGGTTAGTCATGAAACTTTTATGAGTGCACTATGCGGAATGATCTTTTTTCCTcatgaaatttatatattatttccaAAAGTAGATTCGGGAGTTGAAATAACAAtcgaatatattatatatgttataatataatattatatatcatatatatagtattatatatgtttttcaaactgttttttttttacaatttgaaaaaaacaatataatataatgttatatcATATATCAAGGGTGATAATTAGCAAAAATAGAAGGATCTGCTTGCATAGTATTTACTTAAGATAGAATTACTATGACATCAAAGTTACATTTATATCTGAAgtccagatttttttttaaaaagaaagaaatatatgttCAAAGTAATGCATTTTTGCTTACGACAACTATGTATAATTGTCTTCATTATGTTGAAGCTCAAGTGTTCAACAATCAACTATTAAATCGATTTACAGAATTTGGCTCTGTCGATGCCGTGACAAGTAGTACAATATGTATCCATGGTCCACGTTTGTGAGACCACTATATCCGGCTGTACGTCAGATGTTTTTCACGTTAATTACAAGAAGAAATACAAATTTGATTCCAATATTATCTTACCCTTGACACCCTGACCCTCTTGTGCAATTCTTCATGTATCTAATCTCCTTTAATTGAccttttaatttcttaattagtTACCTAATTATGTGATAATATGTATGATTAATACTCTTTGGCGTGTAACACACATATGAGTTTTCTTAGGACCGTTTTAATAGATACGATTAATTAACACGCTTTGGCGTGTAACACATATATATGAGTTTTCTTATGAACGTTGAACACTGAACATTCTCTAAAGAAAGCGACATCTTTTTGTatgattgattatatataaagTCATAGGATTTTCCACTTTGATATGTGTTGAATAATATGAAACTAGCGTAATTTCATTATCAAAAGAaggaaaacacacacaaaaccgTCTTGTGCAGCAAATTATTCTTACTACTATTATCTGTATTTTTTACAGATTATTTTATGCACCAAATCACAAAAGCACGAGCGATCATCAAGCTTAATTCAACTTGATGAAACTTTACGTGTCTCGTCGCTTTGCATCCTTAGTTTCCTTTCATCCGAGAGCATTTTCGCAAACCTGCATTTTAACCATTACTCAAACGATGCGATGACATTTGATCCAAGAAATAGAtcaataaaatttgaaatttaccTCTTGAGCTCTTGCTCATTGGTGACATTTCCAGGAACAGGTTCATATACACCAGTGTCGATGTTCATTTGCGCAACTCTGTTTTTCAGCATCTTCTCTCCATTTATCACAAGATTCTCTAAATTGGATTTTGTTGCTAAGTCCATAGAGCTTGCATCTCCTTTCAATGTATCATCCTGCAAACAGTTTGACTCATAAAAAATTGcgtaaattaaattattagtaacaaattttaatttatgttcaTGTGTCGCTCTCACGCTCTCACATCAATTCTGAGATACTTGTCCTCGGATTGTCGGGCTTTGAACACAACAGAACTGTGGAAATCAACTAAGTCGCGGCTTGATTCCATGGTAATGTCTAGTATAGGAGCAGATCCATTGTCATATAACCAAGATATGATTCCCCATTTTGCAGCCTTTTTTGCGCTATACTTCTCCTCCTTTTGTGCAGACCCTGTTCCTATCGACACAACGAGAAACTTGTTGTAACCTAACGGCTTGAGCTCACCCATGTCAGGATTATCATTCACAATCTGCTTAGTGACAGCTGTCATGGCCAGCAGAGTCTATGGCAAAACCAAACACAATAAAATTAGTTACATGTCTTAAAATTTATCTGACTAAATACTCTCCAAATATGCAAAATGAAACCTAATGTGAATAAAGTAAAAGATTTGCATTCTTCTTCGATTTTTTCAGTATCTAGAAACTGCTAAAAATGTTGTGTTTTACCGGATTATTAGCAGTAACTCCGCCATCAACTAGGTGAAACTCAGACGTCTTGCCTTTAATATCTTCATTGATAAAGTAATGAGGAGGAAAGTAAGTAGGAGCAGCCGATGTGCCAATGCATATGTCTGATATCTTGACATCCAAGCTAGGGTCAGCCAATGCCTTCAAGAAGACGTTACAAAGAAAGTTAACTATTACTGTTAGCTACTTAATTAGCTTGATGTTGATGAAACAATAAATTTTGATTCTATAGTTTATATACGTGTTATGTTAAGAAGAGACATGAGTAGAAAATTGCCTGGTAAGAGGAGAAAATGGTGGGTTGTAGTTTCTTCATGTCGAAGGTAGGTATGACAACGTTTGTGACTGTCTGGTGGAGTCTTGTCTCTCCAAGAAGATTATTTAGTAGATTCCGTAGATACACTCCATCGTATTTTGGGCCAGACAAAAGCTTTGGAAGCTTTGGTATCAGAGAAAACATTCGTCTGCATAtgtcttttattattatatatctcaACGTGGAATTTGATATAAATGAAAAGTGTTCgttagaaaatgaaataaaatttccaaaattaatCTTTCgttgtaattttattttctataaattacaAGCTTTTTAAACACGTTTACGTTGAAATTTACAACATacagtgttttgttttgattttttaaaattacattgtCCCAGTACTAAGTTTGTTGTCATAtatcattgttttatttttttcttttgagaaaagGCATAAGAAAACAAAGTCATATATCAttgtaaattgtaaaatataaacGGCAAGGTAAAATACAACGATTGTCCTTTACTagtgttattatttatttttatttgtgttgGAGCATATACGTTTATTAAGTTGTAAAATTTGTGAATGGCGTTTGTGATATATAACTGTGTAATATTTGCTTACCCGGGCTGTGGAAATATTTTGGGAGAATGTTGAAGATAAAACGGAACAATGTCTTTGGCCGCGAACCGAGGACGTCCGTTCTCGTCTGGTACAGTTAACATGGCCGTAATGAGGCCACCGGTGCTAGTTCCGGCTACCACGTCGAAGTAATCTGCTAGCCTCATGTCTTCTCCATCGAGCGCCTTATATATTTACCGGCAAAATTGAACAATATGGCTCGAAAATATAACCAGAAAAAAGAATTTCATTGACTATCTTGTAAGTAATCTATAAAATCTTATTCTGCTGGTCATATCTTTGAAAATTATGTAGTTGaactatgtatatatttaatattgtaatatggcatatatatttgaaaaaaaagcataacatataaatatataatcaatagATACAAACCTGAAGCTGCTCTTCTAGATACGCAAGGATCACTCCGGCCATAATTCCTCTGACTCCACCGCCGTCGAGGCTGAGGATGGTTACGAGTGATCCGCAAGACGGCGGTAAGTTTTTCTTGCACGAGTCCATGATAGTTGAACGatcttatttataaaaaaaaagatgattataaataaaatttggtgAATATTTTGGACGTGAAGATTGATGCGTCAATGGTATGTCTTTTCTtgaatgtttatatatataaatgcaaAATTTTTACGTGTCAAAGATTCTAAGAAACAATTTTATTTGGTCAGACTTTTCTTCATAAATTTCGAGCTAATCAGGAttgtagttctttttttttttttttttatatacagtCTTCAGTGTCATCGAGCTTGACCTGTCATAAGCTTAATTTACGGGGAGTAACTgcatatataaatcttaatccagatttgaatatttgcttCTGTGGACTTTGCATTAAGAATCAGCCAACGAATTCTGCATCCAAAACTTCAAA is part of the Raphanus sativus cultivar WK10039 unplaced genomic scaffold, ASM80110v3 Scaffold0711, whole genome shotgun sequence genome and encodes:
- the LOC130502846 gene encoding patatin-like protein 3, yielding MALSSERRSCCLPPSYGQHVTILSIDGGGVRGIIPGIILAYLESQLQELDGEEARLVDYFDVISGTSTGGLIVAMLTAPEKDVKTSSNRNRPLFAAKEIVPFYRKHCPKIFPHPRGAFAWAQILVRLVRGPKYNGKHLRKVIEDFLGGTRLTQTLTNVVIPCFDIKKLQPVIFSSYQAKNRRVTDAKISDICLSTSAAPTYLPAHRFTNEDSEGNKYEYNLIDGGIAANNPTLCAIAEVTKQIVKKNPAMGDMSPLDYTRVVVISLGTGSIRNEEKYDAIMASKWGLVSWICADGSSPIIDCYNEAIQDIVDYQSCVVFQALHSETNYLRIDDDTLKGDIGSVDISTEKNMDDLVQVGRALLKKNVSRVNLETGHYEPIPDHVTNEEALKRVAKILSEERKLRESRYLKLKT
- the LOC130502851 gene encoding patatin-like protein 1, whose amino-acid sequence is MDSCKKNLPPSCGSLVTILSLDGGGVRGIMAGVILAYLEEQLQALDGEDMRLADYFDVVAGTSTGGLITAMLTVPDENGRPRFAAKDIVPFYLQHSPKIFPQPGRMFSLIPKLPKLLSGPKYDGVYLRNLLNNLLGETRLHQTVTNVVIPTFDMKKLQPTIFSSYQALADPSLDVKISDICIGTSAAPTYFPPHYFINEDIKGKTSEFHLVDGGVTANNPTLLAMTAVTKQIVNDNPDMGELKPLGYNKFLVVSIGTGSAQKEEKYSAKKAAKWGIISWLYDNGSAPILDITMESSRDLVDFHSSVVFKARQSEDKYLRIDDDTLKGDASSMDLATKSNLENLVINGEKMLKNRVAQMNIDTGVYEPVPGNVTNEQELKRFAKMLSDERKLRMQSDETRKVSSS